From one Prosthecobacter debontii genomic stretch:
- a CDS encoding alpha-ketoacid dehydrogenase subunit beta: MSITYLEAIREAQYEALRADPNVFLYGQDISTFGGAFKATKNLSREFPGRVFDSPISEDAMIGMAVGAAVEGARPIIEMQFADFSSVGFNQIVNQAATLYWRTNTPCPITIRMPSGGTPGSGPFHSQSMESIYAHYPGVVILTPATVEDAYWMLLQSVKLNDPVIFCEHKFLYYHLKSEGFGEATPIGKARIARPGRDATVVTYSAMLHEALKSAEELQMDGYQVEVVDLRSVKPMDTDTILASVSRTGRLLAVGESFPWGGVTAEIIARVSSEAFHMLDAPPMRLNAKDTPIPYHPNLWKSHRPTTNSITAALRDLLRY; the protein is encoded by the coding sequence ATGAGTATTACCTATCTCGAAGCCATTCGCGAAGCTCAGTATGAGGCCCTTCGCGCCGATCCAAACGTCTTTCTCTACGGTCAGGACATCAGCACCTTCGGGGGAGCTTTCAAAGCGACCAAGAACTTGAGCCGGGAATTCCCGGGCCGTGTGTTCGACTCCCCCATCAGTGAAGATGCCATGATTGGCATGGCGGTCGGAGCCGCCGTGGAAGGGGCCCGCCCGATCATCGAAATGCAGTTCGCAGACTTCTCGTCTGTTGGCTTCAACCAGATCGTCAACCAAGCTGCGACGCTCTACTGGCGCACCAATACCCCCTGCCCGATCACCATTCGCATGCCATCGGGTGGCACCCCGGGTAGCGGTCCATTCCACAGCCAGAGCATGGAGAGCATCTATGCGCACTATCCTGGGGTGGTCATTCTCACTCCCGCCACGGTGGAGGATGCCTACTGGATGCTGCTGCAAAGTGTGAAGCTGAATGACCCCGTCATTTTCTGCGAGCACAAGTTTCTCTACTATCACCTGAAGTCCGAGGGCTTCGGTGAAGCGACCCCCATCGGCAAAGCCCGTATCGCACGCCCTGGCCGTGATGCCACGGTGGTGACTTACAGTGCGATGCTGCATGAAGCTCTGAAGTCCGCCGAAGAGCTGCAAATGGACGGTTATCAGGTCGAAGTGGTGGATCTGCGCAGTGTGAAGCCGATGGATACCGATACCATCCTAGCCTCCGTCTCCCGCACAGGTCGCCTACTCGCCGTGGGTGAATCCTTCCCCTGGGGTGGTGTCACCGCGGAAATCATCGCCCGTGTCAGCAGTGAAGCCTTTCACATGCTGGATGCCCCGCCGATGCGTCTGAATGCGAAAGATACACCGATCCCGTATCACCCGAACCTTTGGAAGAGCCATCGCCCAACCACGAACAGCATCACTGCTGCCTTGAGGGATCTACTGCGCTATTAA
- a CDS encoding thiamine pyrophosphate-dependent dehydrogenase E1 component subunit alpha yields MPATSTLSSPEVATSADLREDFLKALRCMILSRTLEEKLGSLYRAGGRIVGGVYLGRGQEAFSASAGINIRLGKDIYGPLIRDQAGRIAYGEPILDCVRTHLGAVTGPMRGRDGNIHRGRPQEGYMAMISHLGSLVSVVAGALFARRLRGTLGDCAGATSIGDGGTSTGAFHEGLNMAAVEKLPLVISVANNQFAYSTPTTRQYACEDLVDRARGYGAEGYSVDGTDLLACIATFKKAFARARAGHGPQMVVGRLLRLGGHGEHDDASYIPDTIKHQHEGRDCIEVAKKQALKLGWASETDLQTWEEEARREVDAAQAIASKEPAPDPYRETWRALSTHELIEGQHG; encoded by the coding sequence GAAGACTTTCTCAAAGCCCTGCGCTGCATGATCCTCTCCCGCACCCTGGAGGAAAAACTCGGCAGCCTCTACCGTGCGGGCGGCCGCATCGTCGGCGGTGTTTATCTCGGCCGTGGTCAGGAAGCCTTCAGCGCTTCCGCTGGGATCAATATTCGCCTCGGCAAGGACATCTACGGTCCGCTCATTCGTGACCAAGCTGGGCGCATTGCCTACGGCGAGCCGATCCTCGACTGTGTGCGGACTCACCTCGGTGCCGTCACCGGCCCCATGCGTGGTCGGGATGGCAACATCCACCGTGGACGCCCTCAGGAAGGCTACATGGCCATGATTTCCCACCTGGGTAGCCTCGTTTCCGTCGTTGCTGGGGCACTCTTTGCCCGTCGTCTCCGGGGCACGCTCGGAGATTGTGCGGGTGCCACCAGCATTGGTGATGGCGGCACCTCCACCGGCGCTTTCCATGAGGGCCTCAACATGGCTGCTGTAGAAAAGCTTCCACTGGTCATCAGCGTCGCCAACAACCAATTTGCCTACTCCACCCCCACCACTCGCCAATATGCCTGTGAAGATCTTGTGGATCGCGCACGGGGTTACGGTGCTGAAGGTTACAGCGTCGATGGCACCGACCTCTTGGCTTGTATTGCGACCTTCAAAAAAGCCTTTGCCCGCGCACGCGCTGGGCATGGCCCGCAGATGGTCGTCGGCAGGCTTCTGCGCTTGGGCGGTCATGGTGAGCACGATGACGCCTCCTACATCCCCGATACGATAAAGCATCAGCACGAGGGACGAGATTGCATTGAGGTGGCTAAAAAACAGGCCCTGAAACTTGGCTGGGCTAGCGAAACAGATCTCCAGACTTGGGAAGAAGAAGCCCGGCGTGAAGTGGACGCCGCCCAGGCAATCGCCAGTAAAGAACCCGCTCCCGATCCCTATCGCGAGACTTGGCGCGCCCTCTCCACCCACGAGCTGATAGAAGGACAGCACGGATGA